A DNA window from Polyodon spathula isolate WHYD16114869_AA chromosome 18, ASM1765450v1, whole genome shotgun sequence contains the following coding sequences:
- the LOC121331103 gene encoding sterile alpha motif domain-containing protein 13-like isoform X2 — MLLVQSTGSDEALRLKASNEKLFTDIKEIAGMDNKGNGSADTKNPVENGQLPDPAHWAVSDVVNYFKAAGFDEQACAFQDQEIDGKSLLLMTRNDVLTGLSIKLGPALKMYEYHVKPLQTQHLKKNAW, encoded by the exons ATGCTTCTAGTGCAAAGCACAGGCAGCGATGAAGCCCTGAGACTGAAGGCATCAAATGAGAAATTGTTTACAGACATTAAGGAAATTG cTGGAATGGATAATAAGGGGAACGGTTCAGCGGACACCAAAAA CCCTGTTGAGAATGGACAGCTCCCTGACCCAGCGCACTGGGCAGTGTCAGatgttgttaattattttaaagcagCGGGATTCGATGAGCAAGCCTGTGCTTTTCAGGACCAG GAGATAGATGGCAAATCTCTGCTGCTCATGACAAGAAATGATGTCTTGACCGGACTCTCAATCAAGCTCGGGCCAGCGCTGAAGATGTATGAATACCACGTGAAGCCACTACAAACACAGCACCTGAAGAAAAACGCCTGGTAG
- the LOC121331103 gene encoding atherin-like isoform X1, with protein sequence MLLVQSTGSDEALRLKASNEKLFTDIKEIAGMDNKGNGSADTKKSARASATLPSGSLAKTADSSQPGREPALYDSPCTPRGCAFTSPVENGQLPDPAHWAVSDVVNYFKAAGFDEQACAFQDQEIDGKSLLLMTRNDVLTGLSIKLGPALKMYEYHVKPLQTQHLKKNAW encoded by the exons ATGCTTCTAGTGCAAAGCACAGGCAGCGATGAAGCCCTGAGACTGAAGGCATCAAATGAGAAATTGTTTACAGACATTAAGGAAATTG cTGGAATGGATAATAAGGGGAACGGTTCAGCGGACACCAAAAA gagcgccagagccagtGCGACGCTCCCTTCAGGATCCCTAGCGAAGACTGCTGACTCctcacagccaggacgcgaacctgcactgtatgactcgccctgcacaccacgcggctgtgcttttaccag CCCTGTTGAGAATGGACAGCTCCCTGACCCAGCGCACTGGGCAGTGTCAGatgttgttaattattttaaagcagCGGGATTCGATGAGCAAGCCTGTGCTTTTCAGGACCAG GAGATAGATGGCAAATCTCTGCTGCTCATGACAAGAAATGATGTCTTGACCGGACTCTCAATCAAGCTCGGGCCAGCGCTGAAGATGTATGAATACCACGTGAAGCCACTACAAACACAGCACCTGAAGAAAAACGCCTGGTAG